A single region of the Streptomyces sp. AM 4-1-1 genome encodes:
- the ureB gene encoding urease subunit beta has product MIPGEIRTGPGVLTVNENGVKIQVIVVNDGDRPIQIGSHLNFPDANPALSFDRARTEGFRLDIPSGTSMRFEPGVGAEVTLVELAGRRVVPGIVLPGTRTRTHHRTAVGSDARESTTTRGPDARETATGPGAVAADDARAAGEEEH; this is encoded by the coding sequence GTGATCCCCGGCGAGATCCGGACCGGACCGGGCGTGCTGACCGTCAACGAGAACGGCGTGAAAATACAGGTCATCGTGGTGAACGACGGTGATCGCCCCATTCAGATCGGATCGCATCTGAATTTCCCCGACGCGAATCCCGCGCTTTCCTTCGACCGGGCGAGGACCGAGGGATTCCGCCTCGACATTCCGTCCGGTACGTCGATGCGGTTCGAACCGGGCGTGGGCGCCGAGGTGACGCTCGTCGAGCTGGCCGGGCGGCGCGTGGTGCCCGGGATCGTGCTCCCCGGAACACGTACCCGCACCCACCACCGCACCGCCGTCGGCTCCGACGCGAGGGAGTCCACCACCACCCGTGGCCCCGACGCGAGGGAGACCGCCACCGGTCCCGGCGCGGTGGCGGCCGACGACGCCCGTGCGGCAGGAGAGGAGGAGCACTGA
- a CDS encoding urease accessory UreF family protein, producing the protein MREAPARGLAPLLLADGRLPVGAYTYSAGLEPAVAAGLTRDQIPDLLRARLRTTAVTEAAAAVLALRAARGDPVDYGPVQRALAARTPAAPLREASAALGRGVHRLARRLAPDHPAVTALATARTASLRPLRPVALGALGAVLDVNERELAYGVVYDELQTIASAALKLLPGDPLDSVAWLLAAEPDAESAVATALTVRTPGELPARTPPLTEQWALEHQRRERRLFLA; encoded by the coding sequence ATGCGCGAGGCCCCGGCGCGCGGTCTCGCGCCCCTCCTGCTCGCGGACGGGCGGCTCCCGGTCGGCGCGTACACCTACAGCGCGGGCCTGGAGCCGGCCGTGGCGGCCGGACTCACCCGTGACCAGATCCCCGACCTGCTCAGGGCCCGGCTGCGGACCACGGCCGTCACCGAGGCCGCGGCCGCCGTCCTCGCGCTGCGGGCGGCGCGCGGCGACCCGGTGGACTACGGCCCCGTACAGCGGGCACTCGCCGCCAGAACCCCGGCGGCTCCCCTGCGCGAGGCCTCGGCCGCGCTCGGCCGGGGAGTGCACCGGCTGGCCCGGCGACTGGCCCCCGACCACCCCGCGGTCACCGCGCTCGCCACCGCCCGCACCGCATCGCTGCGCCCGCTGCGACCGGTCGCGCTCGGCGCGCTCGGCGCCGTACTCGACGTGAACGAAAGGGAGTTGGCGTACGGAGTGGTTTACGACGAACTCCAGACCATCGCCTCGGCCGCACTCAAACTGCTGCCGGGCGACCCGCTCGACTCGGTCGCCTGGCTCCTCGCCGCCGAACCGGACGCCGAGTCCGCCGTGGCGACCGCCCTCACCGTGCGCACCCCGGGCGAACTGCCCGCCCGCACACCCCCGCTCACCGAACAGTGGGCACTCGAACACCAACGACGAGAACGGAGACTCTTCCTTGCCTGA
- a CDS encoding FAD binding domain-containing protein, producing MDFLRPARWEDALAAKAAHPAAVPIAGGTDVMVEINFDHRRPEYLLDLNRVADLQEWEVGEENVRLGACVPYSRVMAHLRAELPGLALAAHTVASPQIRNRGGVGGNLGTASPAGDAHPALLAAGAEVEAESVRGTRMIPIDAFYTGVKRNALAPDELIRAVHIKKAAGPQQYSKVGTRNAMVIAVCAFGVALHPDTRTVRTGIGSAAPTPVRAGTAEEFLTAALDEGGLWESRAALTPSVAERFAQLAAGACNPIDDVRGTAAYRRHAVRIMARRTLGWAWESYRGDDRGTEGAAWSCA from the coding sequence ATGGACTTCCTTCGTCCCGCCCGCTGGGAGGACGCGCTCGCCGCCAAGGCCGCGCACCCGGCGGCCGTGCCCATCGCGGGCGGCACCGATGTGATGGTCGAGATCAACTTCGACCACCGGCGGCCCGAGTACCTGCTGGACCTCAACCGCGTCGCCGACCTCCAGGAGTGGGAGGTGGGCGAGGAGAACGTACGGCTCGGCGCCTGCGTCCCGTACAGCCGCGTCATGGCGCACCTGCGGGCCGAGCTGCCCGGACTGGCGCTGGCCGCCCACACCGTCGCGTCGCCGCAGATCCGCAACCGGGGCGGTGTCGGCGGCAACCTCGGCACCGCGTCGCCGGCGGGCGACGCCCATCCGGCCCTGCTCGCCGCGGGCGCCGAGGTCGAGGCCGAGTCCGTGCGCGGTACGCGGATGATCCCGATCGACGCCTTCTACACCGGCGTCAAGCGCAATGCCCTCGCCCCCGACGAACTGATCCGGGCCGTCCACATCAAGAAGGCAGCGGGACCGCAGCAGTACTCCAAGGTCGGCACCCGCAACGCCATGGTCATCGCCGTCTGCGCCTTCGGTGTCGCCCTCCACCCCGACACCCGTACGGTCCGCACCGGCATCGGCTCGGCCGCCCCCACCCCCGTCCGGGCGGGGACGGCCGAGGAATTCCTCACCGCCGCGCTGGACGAGGGCGGCCTCTGGGAGAGCCGAGCGGCGCTCACACCGTCCGTAGCCGAGCGGTTCGCCCAGCTCGCCGCGGGCGCGTGCAACCCCATCGACGACGTACGCGGCACGGCGGCCTACCGCAGACACGCCGTCCGGATCATGGCCCGCCGGACCCTCGGCTGGGCCTGGGAGTCGTACCGCGGCGACGACCGCGGCACCGAAGGAGCGGCCTGGTCATGCGCGTGA
- the pucD gene encoding xanthine dehydrogenase subunit D: protein MRSTDTRVGASAGAPVTSAPTPAGTSAGTPAGTSAGTPAGTSARTPVRTSAGIPSVTPVGTSPGTDQGSRTKGGIGESTLRPDGILKVTGEFAYSSDMWHEDMLWGHTLRSTVAHAEILSIDISEALATPGVHAVLTHDDLPTAVKNYGLEIQDTPVLAHGKVRHHGEPVALVAADHPETARRAAAKIRVDYRELPLVTDEASATAPGAPLLHEDRDDHFADHVPHPNIVHRQPIVRGDADAAAARADVIVTGEYVFGMQDQAFLGPESGLAVPAEDGGVDLYVATQWLHSDLRQIAPVLGLPEDMIRMTLAGVGGAFGGREDLSMQIHACLLALRTGRPVKIVYNRFESFFGHVHRHPAKLRYEHGATRDGKLTHMKCRIVLDGGAYASSSPAVVGNASSLGAGPYVIDDVDIEAVALYTNNPPCGAMRGFGAVQACFAYEAQMDRLAARLGMDPVEFRQLNAMEQGTLLPTGQRVDSPAPVAELLRRVKARPLPPERQWENAGTGPDVRALPGGLSNTTHGEGVVRGVGYAVGLKNVGFSEGFDDYSTARVRMEVVGGEPVVTVYTAMAEVGQGGVTVHAQIARTELGVGQVTVHPADTRVGSAGSTSASRQTYVTGGAVRHTCEAVRERVLEMGRRKLGTHHPAWATAELLLEDGKVVTEGGEALADLADVLEDEAVDIEREWRPRRTEALDRRTGQGNGHIQYSFAAHRAVVEVDTELGLVKVIELACAQDVGKALNPLSVAGQIQGGTTQGLGIAVMEEIVVDPRTAKVRNPSFTDYLIPTILDTPTIPVDVLELADEHAPYGLRGMGEAPTLSSTPAVLAAIRNATGLELNRTPVRPEHLTGT from the coding sequence ATGCGGTCCACAGACACCCGCGTCGGCGCCTCCGCCGGTGCTCCCGTCACCTCCGCCCCCACCCCCGCCGGGACTTCCGCCGGCACCCCCGCCGGGACTTCCGCCGGCACCCCCGCCGGGACTTCCGCCCGGACCCCCGTCCGCACTTCCGCCGGCATCCCCTCCGTCACTCCCGTCGGTACTTCCCCCGGCACCGACCAGGGTTCCCGCACCAAGGGCGGCATCGGCGAGTCCACGCTCCGCCCCGACGGAATCCTGAAGGTCACCGGAGAGTTCGCGTACTCCTCCGACATGTGGCACGAGGACATGCTCTGGGGTCACACCCTGCGCTCCACCGTCGCGCACGCCGAGATCCTCTCCATCGACATCTCCGAGGCACTGGCGACCCCAGGTGTCCACGCCGTCCTCACCCACGACGACCTGCCGACCGCTGTGAAGAACTACGGCCTGGAGATCCAGGACACCCCGGTACTCGCCCACGGCAAGGTCCGCCATCACGGCGAACCGGTGGCGCTCGTCGCCGCCGACCACCCCGAGACGGCCCGCCGCGCCGCCGCGAAGATCCGCGTCGACTACCGCGAACTGCCGCTCGTCACGGATGAGGCGTCCGCGACCGCCCCCGGTGCCCCGCTGCTCCACGAGGACCGCGACGACCACTTCGCGGACCACGTCCCGCACCCGAACATCGTCCACCGCCAGCCCATCGTCCGCGGCGACGCGGACGCGGCGGCCGCCCGCGCCGATGTGATCGTGACCGGTGAGTACGTCTTCGGCATGCAGGACCAGGCGTTCCTGGGTCCCGAGTCCGGACTCGCCGTGCCCGCGGAGGACGGTGGCGTCGATCTGTACGTCGCCACCCAGTGGCTGCACTCGGACCTCCGTCAGATCGCCCCCGTGCTCGGTCTGCCCGAGGACATGATCCGCATGACGCTGGCGGGTGTCGGCGGCGCGTTCGGCGGTCGCGAGGACCTGTCGATGCAGATCCACGCCTGTCTGCTCGCCCTGCGCACCGGCAGGCCGGTGAAGATCGTCTACAACCGGTTCGAGTCCTTCTTCGGCCATGTCCACCGCCACCCGGCCAAGCTCCGGTACGAGCACGGGGCGACCCGCGACGGCAAGCTCACCCACATGAAGTGCCGCATCGTGCTGGACGGCGGGGCCTACGCGTCCTCCTCACCGGCCGTCGTCGGCAACGCCTCCTCGCTCGGCGCCGGACCGTACGTCATCGACGACGTCGACATCGAAGCCGTCGCGCTCTACACCAACAACCCGCCGTGCGGGGCGATGCGCGGCTTCGGCGCGGTCCAGGCGTGCTTCGCGTACGAGGCCCAGATGGACCGGCTCGCCGCTCGACTCGGCATGGACCCGGTCGAGTTCAGACAGCTCAACGCCATGGAACAGGGCACGCTGCTGCCGACCGGTCAGCGGGTCGACTCACCCGCGCCGGTCGCCGAACTGCTGCGCCGCGTCAAGGCCAGACCGCTGCCGCCCGAACGCCAGTGGGAGAACGCGGGCACCGGCCCGGACGTACGGGCCCTGCCCGGCGGTCTCTCCAACACCACCCACGGCGAAGGGGTCGTACGGGGCGTCGGCTACGCGGTCGGCCTGAAGAACGTCGGCTTCTCCGAGGGCTTCGACGACTACTCCACCGCCAGGGTCCGGATGGAGGTCGTGGGCGGCGAACCCGTCGTGACCGTGTACACCGCGATGGCGGAGGTCGGACAGGGCGGCGTCACCGTGCACGCGCAGATCGCCCGTACCGAACTCGGCGTCGGCCAGGTCACCGTCCACCCCGCCGACACACGGGTCGGCTCCGCCGGTTCGACCTCCGCCTCCCGGCAGACGTACGTCACCGGCGGCGCCGTGAGGCACACCTGCGAGGCCGTCCGGGAGCGGGTCCTGGAGATGGGCCGCCGCAAACTGGGCACCCACCACCCGGCCTGGGCCACCGCCGAACTCCTCCTGGAGGACGGCAAGGTCGTCACCGAGGGCGGTGAAGCGCTGGCCGACCTGGCCGACGTCCTGGAGGACGAGGCGGTCGACATCGAGCGGGAGTGGCGCCCCCGGCGCACGGAGGCGCTCGACCGCCGCACCGGACAGGGCAACGGCCACATCCAGTACTCCTTCGCCGCGCATCGCGCGGTCGTCGAGGTCGACACCGAACTCGGCCTGGTGAAGGTCATCGAACTCGCCTGCGCCCAGGACGTCGGCAAGGCGCTGAACCCGCTGTCGGTCGCCGGCCAGATCCAGGGCGGCACCACACAGGGGCTCGGCATCGCCGTCATGGAGGAGATCGTCGTCGATCCCAGGACCGCGAAGGTGCGCAACCCGTCCTTCACGGACTATCTGATCCCCACCATCCTCGACACCCCGACCATCCCGGTCGATGTGCTCGAACTCGCCGACGAGCACGCCCCGTACGGGCTGCGCGGCATGGGGGAGGCCCCGACCCTGTCCTCGACCCCGGCCGTCCTCGCGGCGATCCGGAACGCGACGGGTCTGGAACTCAACAGGACCCCGGTACGGCCGGAGCACCTGACCGGCACCTGA
- a CDS encoding PucR family transcriptional regulator, translating to MRLRALLDTDALGLRLLGGDEELDRNVRGVMTTDLRDPSRYLSGGELVLTGLAWRRDATDSEPFVRILAGAGVAGLAAGEAELGAVPDDLVEACRAHRLPLFAVHETVAFATITEHVVRQVSGERADDLAAVVDRHRRLMTSGPAGGGPDVVLDLLGSDLDLRAWVLSPTGRRIAGAGEPLPAPLAARLAGEHLAAARTGRRGPHRVDVDGTTYSLFPIGNTPPAVVPAPQEPREVRNAALSDWLLAVEADAGDWPAARLDLLQGVTQLIAVERDRRDAARAVRRRLAQEVVELVQAGAPPAEIAARLRVATPVLLPGVGTVPHWQVVVARVEWTADGGTGVPGADGGGTGPAGADGPGARGSGPAGDGAVAQALLEEILTGPEATGPDSGDRIAVALTGDEAIALVPLPAGAGAESANGGHEGRDGHGDHDRALHADALLTAVRDPLGAGLGDDGRLTLGVSAAVHSAEGLRGALEEARHARRVAAARPGRVRAAGHHELASHVLLLPFVPDDVRRAFTARLLDPLRDYDRRHRAELITTLEAFLDCDGSWTRCATRLHLHVNTLRYRVGRIEQLTGRDLSRLEDKLDFFLALRMS from the coding sequence ATGCGGCTGCGCGCACTGCTGGACACCGACGCGCTGGGCCTGCGACTGCTCGGCGGCGATGAGGAGCTGGACAGGAACGTCCGCGGTGTCATGACCACCGATCTGCGTGATCCGAGCCGCTATCTCTCCGGCGGTGAACTGGTCCTCACCGGGCTGGCCTGGCGGCGGGACGCGACGGACTCGGAGCCCTTCGTACGCATTCTGGCGGGCGCCGGGGTCGCCGGCCTCGCGGCGGGCGAGGCGGAGCTGGGCGCGGTGCCCGACGATCTGGTGGAGGCGTGCCGGGCACACCGGCTGCCGCTCTTCGCCGTCCATGAGACCGTCGCGTTCGCAACGATCACCGAGCATGTGGTGCGCCAGGTGTCGGGCGAGCGGGCCGACGACCTGGCGGCGGTCGTGGACCGGCACCGCAGGCTCATGACGTCCGGCCCCGCGGGTGGTGGTCCCGATGTGGTGCTGGACCTCCTCGGCTCCGATCTGGACCTGCGGGCCTGGGTGCTCTCGCCGACCGGCCGGCGGATCGCGGGGGCCGGGGAACCGCTGCCCGCGCCGCTGGCCGCCCGGCTAGCGGGCGAACACCTGGCCGCGGCCCGGACCGGCCGCCGGGGCCCGCACCGGGTCGACGTCGACGGTACGACGTACTCGCTGTTCCCGATCGGGAACACTCCCCCAGCCGTCGTACCGGCTCCCCAGGAGCCCCGCGAGGTCCGGAACGCGGCGCTGTCCGACTGGCTCCTGGCCGTCGAGGCCGACGCGGGCGACTGGCCCGCCGCCCGGCTCGATCTGCTCCAGGGCGTCACCCAGCTGATCGCGGTCGAACGGGACCGCCGCGACGCGGCCCGCGCGGTCCGCCGCAGACTCGCCCAGGAAGTCGTCGAACTCGTCCAGGCGGGAGCCCCGCCCGCCGAGATCGCGGCCCGGCTGCGGGTGGCCACGCCCGTCCTGCTGCCGGGCGTCGGGACCGTACCGCACTGGCAGGTGGTGGTGGCCCGGGTCGAGTGGACCGCCGACGGGGGTACGGGGGTGCCGGGCGCGGACGGTGGCGGTACGGGCCCCGCCGGAGCGGACGGACCGGGCGCGCGCGGCTCCGGCCCGGCCGGGGACGGCGCGGTCGCCCAGGCGCTGCTGGAGGAGATCCTGACCGGCCCGGAGGCCACCGGCCCGGACTCGGGTGACCGGATCGCGGTCGCGTTGACGGGTGACGAGGCGATCGCCCTCGTCCCGCTGCCGGCCGGGGCCGGTGCGGAATCCGCCAACGGTGGCCACGAGGGCCGGGACGGCCATGGGGACCATGACCGCGCCCTGCACGCCGACGCGCTGCTCACCGCCGTCCGTGACCCGCTCGGCGCGGGGCTCGGCGACGACGGCCGGCTGACACTCGGTGTCAGCGCCGCCGTGCACTCCGCCGAGGGGCTGCGCGGCGCCCTGGAGGAGGCCCGGCACGCCCGACGGGTCGCGGCGGCCCGCCCGGGACGGGTCCGCGCCGCCGGACACCACGAGCTGGCGTCGCACGTCCTGCTGCTGCCGTTCGTCCCCGACGACGTGCGCCGCGCCTTCACCGCCCGGCTGCTCGACCCGCTGCGGGACTACGACCGGCGCCACCGCGCGGAGCTGATCACCACGCTGGAGGCGTTCCTCGACTGCGACGGCTCCTGGACCCGGTGCGCCACCCGATTGCACCTCCACGTCAACACACTGCGCTACCGGGTCGGGCGGATCGAGCAGCTGACGGGCCGCGATCTGTCGCGCCTGGAGGACAAGCTCGACTTCTTCCTCGCCCTGCGCATGAGCTGA
- a CDS encoding (2Fe-2S)-binding protein, whose amino-acid sequence MRVTFTVNGRRHEADDVWEGESLLHVLRERMGLPGSKNACEQGECGSCTVRLDGVPVCSCLVAAGQAEGREIVTVEGLADLAAHRAARRAARHHGTGHAAGGTGPDETARRQARPDGGQSGLAGGELAPIQQAFIDAGAVQCGFCTPGLLVAADELLEREPEPSDADIREALSGNLCRCTGYEKILDAVRLAAARAEEEI is encoded by the coding sequence ATGCGCGTGACGTTCACCGTCAACGGACGGCGGCACGAGGCCGACGACGTCTGGGAGGGCGAGTCCCTGCTCCACGTCCTGCGAGAACGGATGGGACTGCCCGGCTCCAAGAACGCCTGCGAGCAGGGCGAATGCGGGTCCTGCACGGTCCGCCTCGACGGCGTGCCGGTCTGCTCCTGCCTGGTGGCGGCGGGACAGGCGGAGGGGCGCGAGATCGTCACCGTGGAAGGGCTCGCGGACCTGGCCGCCCACCGGGCCGCCCGGCGCGCGGCCCGGCACCACGGCACCGGCCACGCCGCCGGGGGTACGGGACCCGACGAGACCGCCCGGCGCCAGGCCCGGCCGGACGGTGGACAGAGCGGCCTCGCGGGTGGTGAACTCGCCCCGATCCAGCAGGCGTTCATCGACGCGGGGGCCGTGCAGTGCGGGTTCTGTACCCCTGGCCTGCTGGTCGCCGCCGACGAACTCCTCGAACGCGAACCGGAGCCGTCCGACGCGGACATCCGCGAGGCACTGTCCGGCAACCTCTGCCGCTGCACCGGCTACGAGAAGATCCTCGACGCGGTCCGTCTCGCGGCGGCCCGCGCGGAAGAGGAGATCTGA
- a CDS encoding urease subunit gamma, with translation MFLTPSDTEKLLLSVAGMVARDRRERGVLLNYPEVVALLSCWVLERAREGAPVSELMVRGRTVLTRADVQEGIPEMLHDVQVEATFPDGRKLVTITAPIP, from the coding sequence ATGTTTCTGACTCCGTCCGACACGGAGAAATTGCTGCTGAGTGTTGCCGGAATGGTCGCCCGTGACAGGCGCGAGCGCGGCGTTCTGCTGAACTACCCCGAAGTCGTCGCCCTGCTCTCCTGCTGGGTGCTCGAACGGGCTCGTGAAGGGGCGCCCGTGAGCGAGCTGATGGTCCGTGGACGGACCGTGCTGACCCGTGCTGACGTGCAGGAAGGCATCCCCGAGATGCTGCACGACGTCCAGGTCGAGGCGACCTTCCCGGACGGGCGCAAGCTCGTCACGATCACGGCGCCGATCCCGTGA
- a CDS encoding urease subunit alpha, with the protein MAQLTRAAYAALYGPTTGDRVRLADTDLWIEVEEDRCFGGDEAVFGGGKSIRESMAQATTPRAEGALDLVITNAVVLDHWGVVKADVGIRAGRIVALGRSGNPDISDGVHPGLVIGPGTDVVSGEGRILTAGAVDTHVHFLMPETLHEALATGTTTVIGGGTGATEGSKATTVTPGSWNLAMMHRSLDAIPLNIMLFGKGSTVGDEALREAALGGAGGYKVHEDWGATPAAIDAALRAADAHGLQVALHADSLNEAGYVEGTLDAIAGRGIHVFHAEGAGGGHAPDIITVASHPNILPASTNPTLPHTVNTVAEHLDMLMVCHHLNPRVPEDLAFAESRIRATTIAAEDVLHDIGALSITSSDAQAMGRIGEVVCRTWQVAHVMKRRFGDRGTTLPADNERARRYVAKYTICPAVAHGIDHVVGSVEPGKLADLVLWDPAFFGIRPAAVIKGGMVVYAPLGDANAAIPTTQPVLLRPTAAAGAGAHLSVSFVAPAALADGLAERLALSRELVAVRPTRHLTKADLPNNTALPAIEVDPETFAIRIDGEPVEPAPAAELPLTQRYSMF; encoded by the coding sequence ATGGCCCAGCTGACCCGCGCGGCCTACGCGGCGCTGTACGGCCCCACCACCGGAGACAGGGTCCGGCTCGCCGACACCGACCTCTGGATCGAGGTCGAGGAGGACCGCTGTTTCGGCGGTGACGAAGCCGTCTTCGGAGGCGGCAAGTCCATCCGGGAATCCATGGCCCAGGCCACCACTCCGCGCGCCGAGGGCGCACTCGACCTGGTCATCACCAACGCCGTCGTCCTCGACCACTGGGGCGTCGTCAAGGCGGACGTCGGCATCAGAGCGGGCCGGATCGTCGCCCTCGGCCGCTCGGGCAACCCCGACATCAGCGACGGCGTCCACCCCGGCCTCGTCATCGGCCCCGGCACCGACGTCGTCTCCGGCGAGGGCCGAATCCTCACCGCGGGCGCCGTCGACACCCACGTCCACTTCCTGATGCCGGAAACCCTGCACGAAGCCCTGGCCACCGGCACCACCACCGTCATCGGCGGCGGCACCGGAGCCACCGAGGGGTCCAAGGCGACCACCGTCACCCCGGGCTCCTGGAACCTCGCGATGATGCACCGGTCCCTGGACGCGATCCCCCTCAACATCATGCTGTTCGGCAAGGGTTCCACCGTCGGCGACGAGGCCCTGCGCGAAGCGGCGCTCGGCGGCGCGGGCGGCTACAAGGTCCACGAGGACTGGGGCGCCACCCCGGCCGCGATCGACGCCGCGCTGCGCGCCGCCGACGCCCACGGCCTCCAGGTCGCCCTGCACGCCGACAGTCTCAACGAGGCCGGATACGTCGAGGGAACCCTCGACGCCATCGCCGGACGCGGCATCCACGTCTTCCACGCGGAGGGCGCGGGCGGCGGCCACGCACCGGACATCATCACCGTGGCCTCCCACCCCAACATCCTCCCCGCGTCGACCAATCCGACGCTCCCGCACACCGTCAACACCGTCGCCGAACACCTCGACATGCTGATGGTCTGCCACCACCTCAACCCCCGTGTGCCCGAGGACCTGGCCTTCGCGGAATCCCGTATCCGCGCCACCACCATCGCCGCCGAGGACGTCCTGCACGACATCGGCGCCCTCTCCATCACCTCGTCCGACGCCCAGGCCATGGGCCGCATCGGCGAAGTCGTCTGCCGCACCTGGCAGGTGGCCCACGTCATGAAGCGGCGCTTCGGCGACCGCGGCACCACCCTGCCCGCCGACAACGAACGCGCCCGCCGCTACGTCGCCAAGTACACGATCTGTCCCGCCGTCGCCCACGGCATCGACCACGTCGTCGGCTCCGTCGAACCCGGCAAGCTCGCCGACCTGGTGCTCTGGGACCCCGCCTTCTTCGGGATCAGACCCGCCGCGGTGATCAAGGGCGGCATGGTGGTGTACGCGCCGCTCGGCGACGCCAACGCCGCGATCCCCACCACCCAGCCCGTCCTGCTCCGCCCCACGGCCGCGGCCGGAGCCGGGGCCCATCTGTCGGTCAGCTTCGTCGCCCCCGCCGCGCTGGCCGACGGCCTCGCCGAACGCCTGGCCCTGTCCAGGGAGTTGGTCGCCGTACGGCCCACCCGCCACCTCACCAAGGCGGATCTGCCGAACAACACGGCGCTGCCCGCCATCGAGGTGGACCCGGAGACCTTCGCCATCCGGATCGACGGCGAACCCGTCGAGCCCGCCCCCGCCGCCGAACTGCCGCTCACCCAGCGGTACAGCATGTTCTGA
- a CDS encoding XdhC/CoxI family protein, with protein MLDIAEQLDRWVGQGRDFAVATVVAVDGSAPRQPGAALAVDRDGAAIGSVSGGCVEGAVYELCRQALDDGVTVRETFGHSEEDAFAAGLTCGGALDVLVTPVPADDPARPVYAAAVAAAARGEAAAVARITRGPAGLLGRPLLVRPEGPYEGGLGGHPELDRSAAAEARALLDAGRTGCVVIGAEGSRCGQPLTLLVESSVPPPRMIVFGAVDFASALVRAGKFLGYHVTVCDARPVFATRSRFPDADELVVDWPHRYLASTATDARTALCVLTHDARFDVPLLAAALKLPVAYVGAMGSRRTHLERNDRLREAGVTERELAALRSPIGLDLGARTPEETALSIAAEIVADRRGGSGTPLTGAHTSIHHEGV; from the coding sequence GTGCTGGACATCGCCGAGCAGCTCGACCGGTGGGTCGGGCAGGGCCGTGACTTCGCCGTCGCCACCGTCGTGGCGGTCGACGGCAGCGCGCCCCGGCAGCCGGGAGCGGCGCTCGCCGTCGACCGCGACGGCGCCGCGATCGGTTCGGTGTCCGGCGGGTGCGTGGAGGGCGCGGTGTACGAGCTGTGCCGGCAGGCCCTCGACGACGGGGTCACCGTCCGTGAGACGTTCGGGCACAGCGAGGAGGACGCCTTCGCGGCCGGCCTGACGTGCGGAGGCGCCCTCGACGTCCTGGTGACACCGGTACCCGCGGACGACCCCGCGCGACCGGTGTACGCCGCCGCCGTGGCCGCCGCCGCGCGTGGGGAGGCGGCGGCGGTCGCGCGGATCACGCGGGGGCCCGCGGGTCTTCTCGGCCGGCCTCTCCTCGTACGCCCCGAGGGCCCGTACGAGGGCGGGCTCGGCGGACATCCCGAGCTGGACCGGAGCGCGGCGGCCGAGGCCCGCGCCCTGCTGGACGCGGGGCGCACCGGCTGCGTCGTCATCGGCGCCGAGGGCTCGCGCTGTGGACAGCCGCTCACGCTGCTGGTCGAGTCGAGCGTGCCGCCGCCCCGCATGATCGTCTTCGGGGCCGTCGACTTCGCCTCCGCCCTGGTGCGGGCCGGGAAGTTCCTCGGGTACCACGTCACGGTGTGCGACGCCCGGCCCGTCTTCGCCACCAGGTCCCGGTTCCCGGACGCCGACGAACTGGTCGTCGACTGGCCGCACCGCTACCTCGCCTCGACCGCGACCGACGCGCGCACCGCCCTCTGCGTGCTCACCCACGACGCCAGGTTCGACGTCCCGCTGCTGGCGGCGGCGCTGAAACTGCCGGTCGCCTACGTCGGCGCGATGGGCTCGCGCCGGACCCATCTGGAGCGCAACGACCGGCTCCGCGAGGCCGGGGTCACCGAGCGGGAGCTGGCCGCGCTGCGCTCACCGATCGGGCTGGACCTCGGCGCCCGTACGCCGGAGGAGACCGCGCTGTCGATCGCCGCCGAGATCGTCGCCGACCGGCGCGGCGGGAGCGGGACGCCGCTGACCGGCGCGCACACCTCGATCCACCATGAGGGGGTCTGA